Proteins encoded within one genomic window of Chloroflexota bacterium:
- a CDS encoding sugar ABC transporter permease, translating into MATRSVEMTGVTTTRRSSVRIWRRAQEVSLGYLLLAPTLIILIVFEIFPIFYGLYISACDWRLTCVDFIGINNYLRAFDDSAVWQSLLVTATYSIIAVPVQLGLGLGLAYLLFQKVRGQQFFRVLFFTPYITSTVASAAVWSFLYNQDKGLINAILTRLGLPAFRWLGERTGVFQLLANNFNVDLPGWADGPSLAMVALVIYTTWVFVGYDIAIFLAGLGNIPTELYDAAKVDGASGWTLFRHITFPLLSPTTFFLLILTVIGTFKAFNHIWVMTQGGPVDATTTTSIYIFKQLFQFNRYGYSAALSFILFAVILALTIFQNRFAGRRVVYD; encoded by the coding sequence ATGGCGACCCGTTCGGTTGAAATGACCGGCGTCACCACCACACGCCGCTCATCGGTTCGGATATGGCGACGGGCGCAAGAAGTTTCGCTCGGGTATTTGTTGCTTGCGCCCACGTTAATCATCCTCATCGTTTTCGAGATCTTCCCCATCTTTTATGGTTTGTATATCAGCGCCTGCGATTGGCGTCTGACTTGCGTGGATTTCATCGGAATCAACAACTACCTGCGCGCGTTTGACGACTCGGCTGTGTGGCAATCGTTGTTGGTCACGGCGACGTATTCGATCATCGCGGTGCCGGTGCAGTTGGGGTTGGGCTTGGGGTTGGCATATCTGTTGTTTCAAAAAGTGCGCGGGCAACAATTTTTCCGCGTGCTCTTTTTTACGCCCTACATCACGTCAACCGTCGCCTCTGCCGCAGTGTGGAGTTTTCTCTACAATCAAGACAAGGGCTTGATCAACGCGATCCTCACGCGGCTTGGCTTGCCGGCATTTCGCTGGCTCGGCGAACGCACCGGCGTTTTCCAATTGCTGGCGAATAATTTCAACGTGGATTTGCCGGGCTGGGCGGATGGTCCCAGTCTCGCGATGGTCGCGCTCGTCATCTACACAACCTGGGTCTTTGTCGGCTACGACATCGCGATCTTTCTCGCCGGCTTGGGCAACATTCCAACCGAACTGTACGACGCCGCCAAAGTGGACGGCGCGAGCGGTTGGACTCTGTTTCGTCACATCACCTTTCCCCTGCTTTCCCCCACGACGTTTTTCTTGTTGATTCTCACCGTCATCGGCACGTTCAAAGCGTTCAACCACATCTGGGTGATGACCCAGGGCGGTCCGGTGGATGCGACGACGACGACGAGCATCTATATCTTCAAACAGTTGTTCCAGTTCAATCGCTACGGCTATAGCGCGGCGCTATCGTTCATCCTGTTCGCGGTAATTCTGGCGCTGACGATCTTCCAAAACCGATTCGCCGGTCGCCGCGTGGTGTATGATTAG
- a CDS encoding carbohydrate ABC transporter permease → MTITTNKLPKISLNRVLIYSVLILGALASVTPFIYMVMTAFKTYGSATTNVGWPWAPFGDEPLQWINFTEAVETSGKDTQWQTFLFIRYFANSVITSVIIVAGTVITSVLAAYALTHINLPGRNLIFMLILATIMVPNDLTLVPKVVMMFNLKWYNTYLALTVPFLASVFGIFLIRQFFLQIPKDLFDAARMDGAGHLRYLITIVVPLSKPAIVTTALLNFIWAWDNFKWPLLVTRDSNMRVLAVGLQQFLVSEGGTKVQLMMAFAAMVVVPIVVFYFFTQKYFTEGVITTGIKG, encoded by the coding sequence GTGACAATCACAACAAATAAGCTTCCGAAAATATCGCTCAACCGCGTACTGATTTACAGCGTCTTGATTCTCGGCGCGCTTGCATCGGTGACGCCGTTCATTTACATGGTGATGACTGCCTTCAAGACGTACGGCAGCGCGACGACGAACGTCGGGTGGCCCTGGGCGCCGTTCGGCGATGAGCCGCTCCAGTGGATCAATTTCACCGAAGCGGTTGAAACGAGCGGCAAGGATACGCAGTGGCAAACCTTCTTGTTCATTCGCTACTTTGCGAACAGTGTCATCACGAGCGTGATCATTGTCGCGGGCACGGTCATCACGTCGGTGCTAGCGGCGTACGCGCTCACCCACATCAATCTACCCGGGCGCAACCTCATTTTCATGTTGATTCTCGCGACGATCATGGTGCCGAACGATCTCACGCTCGTGCCCAAAGTCGTGATGATGTTCAACTTGAAATGGTACAACACGTACCTCGCGTTGACCGTGCCGTTCCTCGCCAGCGTGTTTGGCATCTTTTTGATTCGCCAATTCTTTCTGCAGATACCGAAAGACTTGTTCGACGCCGCGCGGATGGACGGCGCGGGACATTTGCGCTATCTCATCACCATCGTCGTACCGTTGAGCAAGCCCGCCATCGTGACGACCGCGCTCCTCAACTTTATCTGGGCGTGGGACAATTTCAAATGGCCCCTGCTCGTCACGCGCGATAGCAATATGCGCGTCCTCGCCGTCGGCTTGCAACAATTTCTCGTGAGCGAAGGCGGCACCAAAGTGCAATTGATGATGGCATTCGCGGCGATGGTCGTCGTACCTATTGTGGTCTTTTACTTCTTTACGCAAAAATATTTTACCGAGGGGGTGATCACGACCGGTATCAAGGGTTAG
- a CDS encoding extracellular solute-binding protein: MRTFKFVSLIALVILALVAVSCAAPTPEPTKPPAPTAVPATKAPAAEPTKAPAQPTTAPATAAPKPTEAPKPVTVTNPPTSPEMVDAIDLMGKKVTVTYWHQRPQAQQELLQSMLDEFNKTNPYGITAKAEIAGASYPDVYTKVSAAIQASQPPEMSVAYQNQAAFYRGSNAVVNIDPFLKSKKYGLSEADAKDYVQAFLDTDQNPQFKNERLGFPTQRSAEVMYVNMDWLKKLGYNEIPKDWKTWEEAACKAADPATKKYGWAFRHDASNFASQVFSRGGRILAADGQSYAFNSQAGVDTLAMIQRMFKNKCAVEIPVAERNGEQTRFGNGEVLFVFASSSGMSFYQDSVAKGAKFAWDISLLPQSGAKPAMNLYGASASIYKTTPEKELAAWLVIKFLGEKTQTAKWAAATGYLPVRQSAKQDVIDTLKKNPAWGPVADSYAKIFDWVQYSMIESPVAGYDPVRDNIDKKMMTLVLTDFTVDPKKLLDDAVKEANQILKENAPK; this comes from the coding sequence ATGCGTACGTTCAAGTTCGTTTCGCTGATCGCTTTGGTGATTCTCGCGCTCGTCGCGGTGAGTTGCGCCGCGCCGACGCCCGAACCGACCAAGCCCCCGGCGCCAACGGCGGTCCCGGCAACCAAAGCTCCGGCGGCAGAGCCGACCAAAGCGCCCGCCCAACCGACAACGGCGCCGGCAACCGCCGCACCCAAGCCCACCGAAGCGCCCAAGCCCGTGACGGTCACCAATCCGCCAACCTCGCCCGAAATGGTGGACGCGATTGATTTAATGGGCAAAAAAGTGACGGTGACGTACTGGCACCAACGCCCGCAAGCACAACAAGAATTGTTGCAGTCCATGCTCGACGAATTCAACAAGACGAATCCGTACGGCATCACCGCCAAAGCCGAAATCGCTGGCGCATCGTATCCCGACGTGTACACCAAAGTGAGCGCGGCGATTCAAGCCAGTCAACCGCCGGAAATGTCCGTCGCGTACCAGAACCAAGCCGCGTTCTATCGCGGTTCGAACGCCGTCGTCAACATTGATCCGTTTCTCAAGAGCAAAAAATACGGCTTGAGCGAAGCGGATGCAAAAGACTACGTCCAGGCATTCCTCGACACCGACCAGAATCCACAATTCAAGAACGAGCGCCTCGGCTTCCCGACCCAGCGTTCCGCCGAGGTGATGTACGTCAATATGGACTGGTTGAAGAAACTGGGTTACAACGAAATCCCGAAGGATTGGAAGACCTGGGAAGAAGCGGCGTGTAAAGCCGCGGATCCCGCGACCAAAAAGTACGGCTGGGCATTCCGCCATGACGCGTCCAACTTTGCGTCCCAGGTATTCTCGCGCGGCGGGCGCATCCTCGCCGCGGATGGACAGTCCTACGCGTTCAACAGCCAAGCCGGCGTAGACACGCTCGCGATGATTCAACGCATGTTCAAGAACAAGTGCGCGGTCGAAATTCCGGTCGCCGAACGCAACGGCGAGCAGACACGCTTTGGCAACGGCGAAGTCCTCTTCGTCTTCGCGTCGTCTTCCGGTATGTCGTTCTATCAGGACTCGGTCGCCAAGGGCGCAAAATTTGCGTGGGATATTTCGTTGTTGCCGCAGAGCGGCGCCAAGCCCGCGATGAACCTCTACGGCGCGAGCGCCTCGATCTACAAGACCACGCCGGAAAAAGAACTCGCCGCGTGGCTCGTGATCAAGTTCCTCGGCGAAAAAACGCAGACCGCCAAGTGGGCGGCGGCGACCGGTTATCTGCCGGTGCGCCAAAGCGCGAAACAGGACGTGATTGACACGCTCAAAAAGAATCCCGCGTGGGGTCCCGTCGCCGATTCGTATGCCAAGATTTTCGACTGGGTGCAGTACTCGATGATCGAATCGCCGGTCGCCGGCTACGACCCGGTGCGTGACAACATTGACAAAAAAATGATGACGCTCGTCCTCACCGATTTCACCGTTGACCCAAAGAAATTGCTTGACGATGCGGTGAAAGAAGCGAATCAAATCTTGAAAGAGAACGCGCCCAAGTAG
- a CDS encoding sugar ABC transporter permease, translating into MSNPATSVPLKQASAKTTLVERQRVDWIGYVYLAPALLILTVFHILPVGYALWISTQGGRIRAFRFIGLDNYISTLESPEFWGALGNTVWYVLGTVPVNIALGLFVAYLLFQKIRGRGVYRVVYFLPHVISSVASAIVWAWVFNPTGGIANRLFELIGLPQQKWLLESDGVFKLIGMQLGIPLPSWAFGPSLAFVSVMIFAVWQALGFDVIIFLAGLTNINPELYEAGRIDGANGWQLFRHITIPLLTPTIFFILVISIIGSFQAFNHIYTMNIAASQPLGGPLGTTRTVSIYMFDQLYSQNRAGYATSIAVVLSFIIFALTLVQFRYFERSGEKENA; encoded by the coding sequence GTGTCTAATCCCGCCACATCCGTCCCGCTCAAACAAGCATCGGCAAAAACAACGTTGGTCGAACGTCAACGCGTTGACTGGATCGGCTACGTTTACCTTGCCCCGGCTTTGCTAATTCTAACTGTGTTCCACATCTTGCCGGTCGGTTACGCGTTGTGGATCAGTACGCAAGGCGGCAGAATCCGCGCGTTTCGTTTCATCGGTCTGGATAATTACATCAGCACACTCGAATCGCCGGAATTCTGGGGCGCGCTCGGCAACACGGTGTGGTACGTGTTGGGCACCGTGCCGGTCAACATCGCGCTCGGTCTGTTCGTCGCGTATCTGCTGTTCCAAAAAATTCGCGGGCGCGGCGTGTATCGCGTCGTTTATTTTTTGCCGCATGTCATCTCGTCGGTTGCCTCCGCGATTGTGTGGGCGTGGGTGTTCAACCCCACCGGCGGGATCGCGAATCGGTTGTTCGAATTGATCGGCTTGCCGCAACAAAAATGGTTGCTCGAATCGGACGGCGTGTTCAAGTTGATTGGAATGCAACTGGGTATCCCGTTGCCGAGCTGGGCGTTCGGTCCCAGTCTTGCGTTCGTCTCGGTAATGATCTTTGCAGTGTGGCAAGCCCTGGGTTTTGACGTCATCATTTTTCTCGCCGGTCTCACGAACATCAACCCGGAATTGTACGAAGCCGGTCGCATTGACGGCGCGAACGGTTGGCAATTGTTCCGCCACATCACGATTCCCTTGCTCACCCCGACGATTTTTTTCATCCTCGTCATTTCCATTATCGGCTCGTTCCAGGCATTCAATCACATTTACACGATGAACATCGCCGCGTCGCAACCGCTCGGCGGTCCGCTCGGCACGACCCGCACCGTCAGCATCTATATGTTCGACCAACTCTATAGCCAGAATCGCGCGGGGTACGCCACCTCGATTGCGGTCGTCCTGTCATTCATCATCTTCGCGCTGACACTCGTCCAATTCCGCTACTTTGAGCGCAGCGGAGAAAAGGAGAACGCATGA
- a CDS encoding carbohydrate ABC transporter permease: MNRDRLRHELTNLGIHLILISGALFMIFPFAWMVLGSLQSFAETTRGEFLPSTPMWSNYGDVIRTMNGSKPCVFDPSNPWLILERDRGCIIVRYFANTLVIGFGTVLGVLTTGVLAGYAFARLHFPGRELLFKLLLATMMIPGELTLIPNYVFMVWFPTPESWFATTFGLPGAEPHNWIDTYYAMIIPWIATVFSIFLFRQFFKGIPNELFDAALLDGATHSRFLVSVVLPLSKPVLITSALLTFLGSWNALMWPLLVTNSPEMRPIQVGLRSLITEAGTQTQLLLAGATITIIPIIILYLFLQRWFVSGIANVGIRG, from the coding sequence ATGAACCGCGATCGCCTGCGCCACGAGCTGACCAACCTGGGCATTCATCTCATTTTGATTTCTGGCGCGCTGTTTATGATCTTTCCCTTCGCGTGGATGGTGCTGGGTTCGCTCCAGTCGTTTGCCGAAACGACGCGCGGCGAGTTTCTGCCGAGCACGCCGATGTGGTCGAACTATGGCGATGTGATCCGCACGATGAACGGCAGCAAACCCTGCGTATTCGATCCATCCAATCCGTGGTTGATCCTGGAACGGGATCGCGGCTGTATCATCGTGCGCTACTTTGCGAACACGCTCGTGATCGGGTTCGGCACCGTGCTGGGCGTTTTGACGACGGGCGTTCTCGCCGGCTACGCGTTCGCCCGCTTGCATTTTCCCGGGCGCGAGTTGTTGTTCAAACTGTTGCTCGCGACGATGATGATTCCCGGCGAATTGACCTTGATTCCAAATTACGTGTTCATGGTCTGGTTCCCCACGCCCGAATCCTGGTTCGCGACGACGTTCGGTTTGCCGGGCGCTGAACCGCACAACTGGATTGACACGTACTATGCGATGATCATTCCCTGGATCGCAACCGTGTTCAGTATTTTCCTGTTCCGCCAATTCTTCAAAGGCATTCCGAACGAATTGTTCGACGCGGCGTTGCTCGACGGCGCGACGCATTCGCGTTTTCTCGTCAGCGTCGTCCTGCCGCTGTCGAAACCGGTGCTCATCACGAGCGCGCTCCTCACCTTCCTGGGATCGTGGAACGCGTTGATGTGGCCCCTGCTCGTCACCAATTCGCCGGAGATGCGTCCGATCCAGGTCGGGTTGCGTTCGCTCATCACCGAAGCCGGTACGCAAACGCAGTTACTGCTTGCTGGCGCGACGATCACGATCATTCCGATTATCATTCTGTACTTGTTCCTGCAACGGTGGTTCGTATCCGGCATTGCAAATGTCGGCATTCGCGGGTAG
- a CDS encoding extracellular solute-binding protein produces the protein MKSKLMLLLMLLAVFALVACAAPSPTPVPPTAVPAAKPTDAPKPTVAPATTAPTPVPATKPVEATKPAATTAPTQAAAATKPPAPTATLRPPAVTAAPGAVRINVWHHFSAPEQVEMMQRFADEFNAKNPQYYVVVTMQGTTGDIGRKVNAAITANALPEIATGNPGDVFDWNTSAAVVALDDYIKDAKDGLTADQLADMTMKTPNGELFFDQVGGKTLGVSPGRSMSVLYYNADMLKAAGFNDPPATWDDFDKICAAVTKGDNYCFAISSPSVETSTFASWVFSRGGTYASADEKKATFDDAAGIESLTWLKNLVSKGWAKTPSTTSRGDQTDFGNGKLAFTFGSTAGLPFYQDGVNGRKEGPFQWSIAPYPAGAKGKQLVDFFGPSMAILKTTPERQKGAWLFMKFMLQPQNLVEFGLRLSYFPATKSARDQIVAMDADKVKGTNARIALVLPQFKKAIGFIPMGVREPISPAWQGARALIQNMLTAVSTAKTSPDFTATDPEAAAKEGVQRVNKQLEQYGK, from the coding sequence ATGAAATCCAAATTGATGCTTTTGCTGATGTTGCTCGCGGTATTCGCGCTCGTCGCGTGCGCCGCGCCTTCGCCGACACCGGTACCACCCACTGCCGTGCCGGCGGCAAAACCGACGGATGCGCCGAAACCAACTGTGGCGCCGGCAACCACCGCACCCACACCTGTCCCGGCAACGAAACCGGTTGAGGCGACCAAGCCCGCGGCAACCACCGCGCCAACGCAAGCCGCCGCGGCAACCAAGCCACCCGCACCGACCGCGACTCTGCGTCCACCCGCTGTGACTGCCGCGCCCGGCGCAGTTCGCATCAATGTCTGGCACCACTTTAGCGCACCCGAGCAAGTCGAAATGATGCAGCGCTTTGCGGATGAGTTCAACGCCAAGAATCCGCAATACTATGTCGTCGTGACGATGCAAGGCACAACCGGCGACATCGGTCGCAAAGTGAACGCCGCGATCACCGCGAACGCGTTGCCCGAAATCGCGACCGGCAACCCGGGCGATGTATTCGACTGGAACACGTCCGCCGCCGTCGTCGCGCTCGACGATTACATCAAAGACGCGAAAGATGGTCTGACCGCCGATCAACTCGCGGACATGACGATGAAGACGCCGAACGGCGAATTGTTCTTCGACCAAGTCGGCGGCAAGACGCTCGGCGTGTCGCCGGGTCGCTCGATGAGCGTGTTGTACTATAACGCGGATATGCTCAAGGCAGCTGGCTTCAACGACCCGCCCGCGACCTGGGACGATTTCGACAAAATTTGCGCGGCAGTGACCAAGGGCGACAATTATTGCTTCGCGATCAGCTCGCCCAGCGTCGAAACTTCGACGTTCGCCTCCTGGGTCTTTAGTCGCGGCGGCACGTACGCCAGCGCGGACGAAAAGAAAGCGACGTTCGATGATGCCGCTGGTATCGAATCGCTTACGTGGCTCAAGAACTTGGTGAGCAAGGGCTGGGCGAAGACGCCTTCGACTACTTCACGCGGCGACCAGACCGATTTTGGCAATGGCAAACTCGCGTTCACATTCGGCTCGACCGCCGGCTTGCCGTTCTATCAAGATGGGGTGAACGGTCGCAAGGAAGGTCCGTTCCAGTGGAGCATCGCGCCGTATCCGGCTGGCGCTAAAGGCAAGCAACTCGTTGACTTTTTCGGACCCAGCATGGCAATCTTGAAGACGACGCCCGAAAGACAAAAGGGCGCATGGTTGTTCATGAAATTCATGCTCCAACCGCAGAACCTGGTCGAATTCGGATTGCGCTTGTCCTACTTCCCGGCGACCAAGTCGGCGCGCGATCAAATCGTCGCGATGGATGCCGACAAGGTCAAGGGCACGAACGCCCGCATCGCGTTGGTGCTGCCGCAGTTTAAGAAAGCCATCGGCTTTATCCCGATGGGCGTGCGCGAACCGATCTCGCCGGCATGGCAAGGCGCACGCGCGCTCATCCAAAACATGTTGACCGCGGTCTCCACCGCCAAGACTTCGCCCGATTTTACCGCGACCGATCCGGAAGCCGCGGCAAAAGAAGGCGTGCAACGCGTCAACAAGCAGTTGGAACAGTACGGCAAGTAG
- a CDS encoding extracellular solute-binding protein: MKILFALVLIFALTACAPTPTRPAHTPSIQPSNAPTADAQPPNAPTAYAQLPNYSTIQPTPTPSQVTLQLWHAQPYAHHATLAALVAQFNGAHPDLRVVEAYQGDSTDLIQKTRNAINTNNPPDILLAYPDDLAGLIRQNTFASLDDVLSARDAQDIFPAFVDRYPQFGNSIFSIAFARHLHVLYYNADLLKLAGALRPPETWDEFARVCDALAKIPDALCYVMNPSAATFTTWLTNRGGDIASADGKTLTFASKPGVEALNLLGDLFKKKQAALAAKAFQEPTDFALGKIAFTFDTTSGLVLYDRAIKNTAKPFAWGIAPSPRATRDPVILASGTSLAILQTTPARERAARAFVAWMLESASNVAWAKATGAFPARASAQTALADYAKANLQYGVALGWLKFARAEPNLDAWATIRVNLADAMLAVANGKAASDALNDAAKNANNGAGSAKK; encoded by the coding sequence ATGAAAATTTTATTCGCGCTTGTGCTCATCTTCGCTCTGACCGCGTGCGCGCCCACACCAACCCGACCCGCGCATACGCCTTCCATTCAACCATCCAACGCCCCAACCGCTGACGCGCAACCACCTAACGCCCCAACCGCTTACGCGCAACTACCCAACTATTCAACTATTCAACCCACACCTACACCGTCCCAGGTCACGCTGCAACTCTGGCACGCGCAACCCTACGCGCATCACGCAACGCTCGCCGCGCTTGTCGCGCAATTCAACGGAGCGCATCCCGACCTTCGCGTGGTCGAAGCGTACCAAGGTGATTCCACCGACCTCATCCAGAAAACGCGCAACGCGATCAACACGAACAATCCGCCGGACATACTACTCGCATATCCGGACGATCTCGCCGGGCTGATTCGGCAAAACACATTCGCGTCGCTCGACGATGTCTTGTCCGCGCGTGACGCGCAAGATATTTTCCCGGCATTCGTGGATCGCTATCCACAATTCGGTAACTCGATATTCAGCATCGCGTTCGCGCGCCATCTTCATGTGCTGTACTACAACGCGGATTTGCTCAAACTTGCCGGCGCGCTGCGCCCGCCGGAAACCTGGGACGAGTTTGCACGTGTGTGCGACGCGCTCGCCAAAATTCCCGACGCGCTGTGTTACGTGATGAATCCGAGCGCGGCGACGTTTACAACCTGGCTCACCAATCGCGGCGGCGACATCGCGAGCGCGGATGGCAAGACGCTTACGTTCGCGTCCAAGCCCGGCGTGGAGGCGTTGAACCTGCTGGGCGACCTGTTCAAGAAAAAACAGGCGGCGCTTGCCGCCAAAGCATTTCAAGAACCGACCGATTTCGCGCTCGGCAAAATCGCGTTCACGTTCGACACGACGAGCGGACTCGTGTTGTACGACCGCGCGATCAAGAACACGGCGAAACCGTTCGCGTGGGGCATCGCGCCCTCGCCGCGCGCGACGCGCGACCCGGTGATTCTCGCGTCCGGCACAAGTCTCGCGATTCTCCAAACGACGCCCGCGCGCGAACGCGCCGCGCGCGCGTTTGTAGCGTGGATGCTGGAGAGTGCCTCGAACGTTGCGTGGGCAAAAGCGACCGGCGCGTTTCCCGCGCGCGCCTCCGCACAAACCGCGCTCGCCGATTACGCCAAAGCGAATCTGCAGTACGGCGTCGCGCTCGGCTGGCTCAAATTCGCGCGCGCCGAGCCAAACCTCGATGCGTGGGCGACGATCCGCGTGAACCTCGCAGACGCGATGCTCGCAGTCGCGAATGGTAAAGCCGCGTCCGACGCGCTCAACGACGCGGCGAAAAACGCGAATAACGGCGCAGGGTCGGCAAAAAAATAA